A window of Herpetosiphonaceae bacterium genomic DNA:
GATGGGCTACACCGCACCCAAAGAGTTTTTGCAGTTCGATCGACTCGGCTTTGATGCGGCGCTCTACGCGCAGACGGTCGCCAGCGCCTACTGTACGCAGATCGATGTCAAAGTTACCTCGATGGACTACGAGCGTGAAACGGACCGAATCACAACGCTACACTTGTCAGATGGCACCACACTACCGGCAACGTACGTCTTCGATGCAACTAATCACGGCCTGGTCGTAGCCCGCGCGACAGGTATTCGCCGCGATACGATTGGTGTACCGCAGCGCGTGGTGTACACTCATTACCATCTGCCAGAGCACCTAAAAAAAACGCCACCCGCTCCCGAGCCCTGGGAAACCGCGACGAGTATCGTCAAGCTCTATCCCGAGATTGATGGCGTCGATGGCATCGCCTGGTGCATTCCGCTGGGCAGCTACGTCTCGATCGGGGTGAGCACGGCGGCAGATGCGACCAAGCTGTTGGATGAGGAACTGCTTGCGGTTGCCGAGCGAGCCTATGCGCGGCGCGGCCTGCACTACCGGCGATGCTTCGTCGAGTCAGCCACGATTATGGAAGCCCACCACCACTACTTTGTGCATGAGCGGGCCTATGGTGCGAACTGGCTGCTTGCAGGGCCGGCATACGCCCAGGTCTGGTGGATGGCGGGTGCCGGTGTCGGCACCGGCTTTGCGGCGGCACAGATCGCGCCACAGGTCTTACAGGCACCACAGGAGATGGGACGTGTCTATCACGAATATCTGCGGCATCTGCTAGGCATCCACAGCACCTTCGACTGGTTCGCGCTCTCGAAGCTGCCGGAGGTCACGCCAGAAGGCATTATTCGTCAGTCCGATCGCTTTGTGTTGACCAACCTACGTCGTCTTGCAAAAGCAACAGCACTTAACGGCACCCGCTCCCAGCGGCTGGTAGGCGCGATATTTGCGCGTCTCTGCGAGACAAATCTGGTGATCAAGAATTACTGTATGGTGTATCGTGCCCCTCTAGAAAGGCAAACGGCGAAGGTATTTAGCGACGCTCCGTAAATCGTACAGCCCGTGGTGACTATGCAACTAACTGACGAGCCAGTCCTTAGCGATCGGGAAGTTGTCGAGCGTCTTGTCGAAATGATCGCAGGCACGCGAGATACCGCTGATGCCCCAACGGTGCTGCATCAGGATGTGATCAGCCACATGGACGGCCTGACATTCCGGGGCATTAGCGCCTGGCAGACCTGGCTAGCGTTTATTCGATCGCACAGCAGGGTCGCTAAGCTAACAGCCGACTGTGACCGGATTGTGACGAGTCCCAATCATACTCTGACCGTGTACGGGCGCTGGCGTGGTGATGCTCGGGGTTCGCCAGCGGTTTCCAGCGAAGTCTGGGCCTCATACCGCGTACAAGATGGCCTGGTTGTCGAGATTTGGACGACTAGAACGAACTATACATTTATTCTTGGCCCAATCATGCGGTTTCGTATCGGATTGCTGATGGTGCTCGCCTATGTCGGGATTTGGAGCAGATGGCGCGGCGCTCAGATTGTTCGTGGTAGTTGAACCACGTGTTCAAGGAGGCATTGACATGGCCCAAGCTCAGCCCAACCAGCTTCGTCGTCCAATCAGTTTTACGCGCCGGTTGAATGAAGCATGGCACAAGCCAGCCCTGATGGTCTTTCTGGTGATCGTGCTGGCACACTGGGTGGAGCACCTGGTGCAGGCGTATCAGGTGTATGGCATGCACTGGCCTCGCAGCCAGGCCGGTGGCTTCCTCGGCCTCTTCTTCCCCTGGCTCGTCTCCTCCGAGCTCCTCCACTACGTCTATGCGATCGTCATGCTGATCGGCTTCATCTGGCTACGGCCCGGCTTTGTCGGTCAGGGCCGCACCTGGTGGAACATCGCGCTGGCGATCCAGATCTGGCACCACTTCGAGCATCTGCTGCTGCTGATCCAGGCGGCGCTGGGCACGCCCTTCTTTGGCGCGGCTGCCCCCACCAGCCTTTTGCAGCTCGCATTTCCGCGCATGGAGCTGCATCTCTTCTACAACGCCGTCGTCTTCGCCCCAATGGTCATTGCTATGTTCTACCACTCCTTTCCATCTGCGGATGAGGCTCACCGCGTGAAGTGCAGCTGTGCCTTGCGAAAGCCTGCCCTGACCTAGCTGGTCAGCCCCATCTAGCCAGCCAATTCACAGACGCGCCGCACCCCGTCCGGCAACGAGACAGGATCGTCTCTACGCCAGGGCGGGTTCTCATATTTAATCAGCACGCCTCTTTAGATCTGATATCCACACTCACATGTTTCCAAGCCGGGCAACTTCCAAGAAGATCTCAGGCAAGCCCTCCACTAGTATGGAGATTGGTCAGTAGGAGGCAGTAACGTTTGCTGCAGGCTTGTACCTGGGATGCTGGCGGCGCAGTGCAGATGGTTCCGTTGACGTGGTGGTGCAATTGCGCCACATCCCGTCGAACTCCCTCCACACCTTAACTACAGTCGTCGCGTCCTCATAGATGATGTGAGGTGCTAACATGTCCCAACCACGCGGAGCGGTACCTGGCGCGCTGAGACTCCTCTATCACCATCTGGCGAGTCGTGCAGCGGATCTGGCGCAGACCGCGCCCAGCGAGAGCGAGATGCTTGCACGCCAGCAGCTTGAACGGATCAAACGATCGTTCGTATATGGCTATCAGGCCGCTTTGTTGGGGTTTAATGATGAGAAGCTGGCGCGTAAGTTGAATGAGGTCGATAGGGATCTGCGCGGATTTGCCTTTGAGGGAGCTGCCGCAACGCTCACGGCGCTCGATCTTCTGATGGTCTGGCGGCCAAATCGCCTGCCACGGTTCTTAAATGGAGTCGGCGCTGAACATATCTACGCAGGCTATATCGGCGTCGGGTGGATCTTGGCGCGGCTGCCAGCCCACACCGAGCGCCGCGTGGCCTGGCTCGATCCGCTGCTGCGCTGGCTGGCGATCGACGGCTATGGCTTTCACGAAGGCTATTTTCATCCGTATCGTACAGTGACCCAGCAGCTTGTTCCCGATCAACTGGCGGGCTATGCCTGTCGCGCCTTCGATCAAGGTCTGGGACGAAGTCTATGGTTCCTGGCAGGCGCGAACGTGCTGCATATTCCCGGCATGATCGGCAAGTTCGATCCGCTACGCCGCGCGGATCTGTGGAGCGGTGTAGGGCTGGCCTGCACCTATGCGGGCGGCGTGGATCAGGCCGCGATCAGGGTATTGCTGGAGCGCGCCGGACCATACCAGGCCGATATGGCGCTCGGCTCGGCGCTGGCTGCGAAGGCGCGTCAGCGGGCGGGCTGTTCGACAGACTATACCGATCTTGCCTGCACGATCTTATATGGTCTATCCGCGCGGAATGCCGCCAGAATCACCGATGATGCCCTGGCAGATCTCCCGTTCGACGCTCCGGAGCCAGCCTATGAGATCTGGCGCCAGCGGATTCAGCAATCGGTCACGGCGGCCAGATTTTCAGACGCCGTAGATTCAGATTGATCGTTCTCACACCACCAACCGGCCCACCTGCACAGGCATTGAGCGCAACAGGTGGGCCGGTTTCGTCGGATCTGGATGATGGTCTTTAATCTCTCTGGATTACGAACCGCTGATGCCACGGAAGGCAAGAATCGATCCGCTACCGCTAGGTCCTGCCTATCACGCGCTCGCGGAACAGGATATCATGCTCGGCGTAGCCATGGAGATGTTTGAGTCGCTTGTGGAGGAGCTGCGAGAGTGCGACCAGAATCGGCGGATCGATCGACTGGGCTGGTCGCAGGAACACATCGGCTTTGATCGCGGCGCGCGTCGTCTTAGTCGCGATCATATTGCGAGCCTTGCCCACGAGGATCGGTTGATCCTGCATCAGCTCGGCAGCGCTGGTACATTCTTGATCGAAAGCCGCGACGAGCATATAGTGCTCACCACACGGTACATTATGGATTTGATAGCCGCCGACCTCCGGCACCAGCGTACAGGCCACCGGCTGACTTTCTGGAATTGGCGAGTTGAACAGACCGATCAAGATCGGACCGCTGATCAACTCCTGCGTAGAAACGGTTCCCTGAACGGTCCAGCCATCCAGACTTTTTGCTTCTCGATCGTGCCGAGAGGCAGCAGCGGCAAACGCCTGGATCGAAGCATAGGCGGAATCTTTCGCCCGTGATCGCAGCTGGCTAGGCGACAGCCCCACCAACTCCGTGAAACTCTTGGTGAATGTGCCGAGGCTGTTATACCCGACCATAAAACAAATCTCGGTAACGCTGAGCTGAGTCGTGATCAGCAGCCGCTTCGCCGCCTGCAAGCGCAGCGCCGCTTGAAATTTGCTGGGTGGAATGCCGGTAACTTGCCGAAACACCCGGTTGAAGTGATACGGGCTGAGCTGAGCAATCTCCGCCATATCCTGAAGCATCAGCGGCTCGTCCAATCGTTCGTGGATCGTGCGAATGACTCGCTCAGCCGCCTGATGGTAGGTCGTCGGCCTGCCGCCGCGCCGGGCCACGAGGCGAGCAGCGGATTCTGTTCGGAAAAACAGTGATGCTAATGGCTGGGAGAACGCCACGTTTGTAGCCTGGTAGTCCTGAACATCGATCGACATATCGAATCCTTACGGTGACGAAGAGCGGATCAATCAACGCAGGAGATGGATCAATCGGCTGAGCCTTTCCGCCCGGAGGCAAAGCCTATGGTCACGAGCTTCGTGCGCATCGAGCAGAGCCGAATTCGCAAAAGAGCGGGCGCGTACACGCGCGGATACCCACGCGGCAGCGCCCACCCTCACAGGCTGATC
This region includes:
- a CDS encoding DUF1702 family protein gives rise to the protein MSQPRGAVPGALRLLYHHLASRAADLAQTAPSESEMLARQQLERIKRSFVYGYQAALLGFNDEKLARKLNEVDRDLRGFAFEGAAATLTALDLLMVWRPNRLPRFLNGVGAEHIYAGYIGVGWILARLPAHTERRVAWLDPLLRWLAIDGYGFHEGYFHPYRTVTQQLVPDQLAGYACRAFDQGLGRSLWFLAGANVLHIPGMIGKFDPLRRADLWSGVGLACTYAGGVDQAAIRVLLERAGPYQADMALGSALAAKARQRAGCSTDYTDLACTILYGLSARNAARITDDALADLPFDAPEPAYEIWRQRIQQSVTAARFSDAVDSD
- a CDS encoding helix-turn-helix transcriptional regulator; this encodes MSIDVQDYQATNVAFSQPLASLFFRTESAARLVARRGGRPTTYHQAAERVIRTIHERLDEPLMLQDMAEIAQLSPYHFNRVFRQVTGIPPSKFQAALRLQAAKRLLITTQLSVTEICFMVGYNSLGTFTKSFTELVGLSPSQLRSRAKDSAYASIQAFAAAASRHDREAKSLDGWTVQGTVSTQELISGPILIGLFNSPIPESQPVACTLVPEVGGYQIHNVPCGEHYMLVAAFDQECTSAAELMQDQPILVGKARNMIATKTTRAAIKADVFLRPAQSIDPPILVALSQLLHKRLKHLHGYAEHDILFRERVIGRT